Proteins co-encoded in one Cinclus cinclus chromosome Z, bCinCin1.1, whole genome shotgun sequence genomic window:
- the HACD4 gene encoding very-long-chain (3R)-3-hydroxyacyl-CoA dehydratase 4 isoform X2, with protein sequence MNFIPLFISSDDSKSKPSTCSRLLLYSHPLIFLLILPVESVADTFHSIGFVMRLCQLLSVLEILHILIGIDKSRLLPRFLQITERIIVLFVVINSQEEVQGKYVVCVLFFLWNLLDVIRHTYNMLARMGIYYLPLTWLNFSLPIPVYPLSVLAKGFAICVSLPYFESFGTYSIKLPFPFTFSIYFPYVLKMYLLVLFADTVGSSQFQN encoded by the exons ATGaactttattcctttattcATCTCAAGTGATGACAGTAAAAGCAAACCCAGTACTTGCTCCAGACTTTTACTGTACAGCCATCCTCTAATCTTCCTCTTAATTTTGCCTGTAGAGTCAGTGGCTGACACGTTTCACTCCATAGGATTTGTAATGCGCCTTTGCCAGTTGTTATCTGTATTGGAGATCCTACACATCCTCATCGGCATTGACAAAAGCCGTCTCCTCCCCAGGTTTTTGCAG atcacTGAGAGaataattgttttatttgttgtgaTCAACAGTCAGGAAGAAGTTCAAGGGAAATATGTcgtctgtgttttatttttcctttggaatttaTTAGATGTGATCAG GCACACTTACAACATGTTGGCAAGGATGGGCATATACTACCTACCACTAACATGGCTCAACTTCTCACTACCCATCCCAGTTTATCCACTTTCAGTTCTGGCTAAAG GATTTGCAATTTGTGTATCACTGCCTTATTTTGAATCCTTTGGCACATACTCCATCAAGCTACCATTTCCATTCACCTTCTCAATCTACTTCCCCTATGTTCTGAAAATGTACCTGCTAGTGCTCTTTGCAG
- the HACD4 gene encoding very-long-chain (3R)-3-hydroxyacyl-CoA dehydratase 4 isoform X4, protein MNMYLVLYDLMQFCGHSWIFTNMIIRFMTFGKESVADTFHSIGFVMRLCQLLSVLEILHILIGIDKSRLLPRFLQITERIIVLFVVINSQEEVQGKYVVCVLFFLWNLLDVIRHTYNMLARMGIYYLPLTWLNFSLPIPVYPLSVLAKGFAICVSLPYFESFGTYSIKLPFPFTFSIYFPYVLKMYLLVLFAGMCFIIWNLFSERTAHLGTGNIKNKRN, encoded by the exons ATGAACATGTACCTGGTTTTGTATGACTTAATGCAATTCTGTGGACATTCTTGGATATTTACAAATATGATCATCAGGTTCATGACATTTGGAAAAG AGTCAGTGGCTGACACGTTTCACTCCATAGGATTTGTAATGCGCCTTTGCCAGTTGTTATCTGTATTGGAGATCCTACACATCCTCATCGGCATTGACAAAAGCCGTCTCCTCCCCAGGTTTTTGCAG atcacTGAGAGaataattgttttatttgttgtgaTCAACAGTCAGGAAGAAGTTCAAGGGAAATATGTcgtctgtgttttatttttcctttggaatttaTTAGATGTGATCAG GCACACTTACAACATGTTGGCAAGGATGGGCATATACTACCTACCACTAACATGGCTCAACTTCTCACTACCCATCCCAGTTTATCCACTTTCAGTTCTGGCTAAAG GATTTGCAATTTGTGTATCACTGCCTTATTTTGAATCCTTTGGCACATACTCCATCAAGCTACCATTTCCATTCACCTTCTCAATCTACTTCCCCTATGTTCTGAAAATGTACCTGCTAGTGCTCTTTGCAG GTATGTGCTTTATCATCTGGAACCTCTTCTCTGAGAGAACAGCACACCTAGGGACAGGCAacatcaaaaataaaagaaactaa
- the LOC134056841 gene encoding interferon omega-1-like yields the protein MNALVVIQIGLILSSTTITSSLQCHHLPLQQRKVIENSLRLLDKMGKEFPQQCQREKMSFRFPMQVLQPRQKETVGVAIEQIFQHIFYIFSKNLTLAAWDGTALDQLQNGLYLQIEQLEECVIKKHTQRHWSKEVSRLKLKKYFQKIDCFLKDKQHDLCSWEISRAEMRKCLQLIDKVTRKLKN from the coding sequence ATGAATGCTTTGGTCGTGATACAGATTGGCCTCATACTGTCAAGCACCACCATCACCTCCAGCCTTCAGTGCCACCACCTCCCTTTACAGCAAAGGAAAGTGATTGAGAACAGCCTGCGACTCTTggataaaatgggaaaagaatttCCTCAACAATgtcaaagagagaaaatgtcCTTCAGATTTCCTATGCAGGTTCttcagcccaggcagaaagaGACTGTTGGAGTTGCCATTGAACAGATCTTCCAACATATCTTCTATATCTTTAGCAAAAATCTGACTCTAGCTGCTTGGGATGGAACAGCTCTGGATCAGCTCCAAAATGGACTTTATCTGCAAATTGAGCAATTGGAGGAATGTGTAATCAAAAAGCACACCCAACGCCATTGGAGTAAAGAAGTCAGCAGGCTGAAATTGAAAAAGTACTTCCAAAAAATAGACTGTTTTCTTAAAGACAAACAACATGACCTGTGCTCTTGGGAGATCAGTCGTGCAGAAATGAGGAAATGTCTCCAACTGATTGACAAGGTGACAAGGAAACTTAAAAACTAA
- the HACD4 gene encoding very-long-chain (3R)-3-hydroxyacyl-CoA dehydratase 4 isoform X3 has protein sequence MMKLLVSRITICGNSVKQLLYKQCCRTSSPHLKSDFRITERIIVLFVVINSQEEVQGKYVVCVLFFLWNLLDVIRHTYNMLARMGIYYLPLTWLNFSLPIPVYPLSVLAKGFAICVSLPYFESFGTYSIKLPFPFTFSIYFPYVLKMYLLVLFAGMCFIIWNLFSERTAHLGTGNIKNKRN, from the exons ATGATGAAGCTCTTGGTCTCTAGGATAACTATCTGTGGCAATTCTGTGAAACAGCTCTTGTATAAACAATGTTGCAGAACTTCCTCTCCACATCTCAAGTCTGATTTTAGG atcacTGAGAGaataattgttttatttgttgtgaTCAACAGTCAGGAAGAAGTTCAAGGGAAATATGTcgtctgtgttttatttttcctttggaatttaTTAGATGTGATCAG GCACACTTACAACATGTTGGCAAGGATGGGCATATACTACCTACCACTAACATGGCTCAACTTCTCACTACCCATCCCAGTTTATCCACTTTCAGTTCTGGCTAAAG GATTTGCAATTTGTGTATCACTGCCTTATTTTGAATCCTTTGGCACATACTCCATCAAGCTACCATTTCCATTCACCTTCTCAATCTACTTCCCCTATGTTCTGAAAATGTACCTGCTAGTGCTCTTTGCAG GTATGTGCTTTATCATCTGGAACCTCTTCTCTGAGAGAACAGCACACCTAGGGACAGGCAacatcaaaaataaaagaaactaa
- the HACD4 gene encoding very-long-chain (3R)-3-hydroxyacyl-CoA dehydratase 4 isoform X1, giving the protein MNFIPLFISSDDSKSKPSTCSRLLLYSHPLIFLLILPVESVADTFHSIGFVMRLCQLLSVLEILHILIGIDKSRLLPRFLQITERIIVLFVVINSQEEVQGKYVVCVLFFLWNLLDVIRHTYNMLARMGIYYLPLTWLNFSLPIPVYPLSVLAKGFAICVSLPYFESFGTYSIKLPFPFTFSIYFPYVLKMYLLVLFAGMCFIIWNLFSERTAHLGTGNIKNKRN; this is encoded by the exons ATGaactttattcctttattcATCTCAAGTGATGACAGTAAAAGCAAACCCAGTACTTGCTCCAGACTTTTACTGTACAGCCATCCTCTAATCTTCCTCTTAATTTTGCCTGTAGAGTCAGTGGCTGACACGTTTCACTCCATAGGATTTGTAATGCGCCTTTGCCAGTTGTTATCTGTATTGGAGATCCTACACATCCTCATCGGCATTGACAAAAGCCGTCTCCTCCCCAGGTTTTTGCAG atcacTGAGAGaataattgttttatttgttgtgaTCAACAGTCAGGAAGAAGTTCAAGGGAAATATGTcgtctgtgttttatttttcctttggaatttaTTAGATGTGATCAG GCACACTTACAACATGTTGGCAAGGATGGGCATATACTACCTACCACTAACATGGCTCAACTTCTCACTACCCATCCCAGTTTATCCACTTTCAGTTCTGGCTAAAG GATTTGCAATTTGTGTATCACTGCCTTATTTTGAATCCTTTGGCACATACTCCATCAAGCTACCATTTCCATTCACCTTCTCAATCTACTTCCCCTATGTTCTGAAAATGTACCTGCTAGTGCTCTTTGCAG GTATGTGCTTTATCATCTGGAACCTCTTCTCTGAGAGAACAGCACACCTAGGGACAGGCAacatcaaaaataaaagaaactaa